The proteins below come from a single Salvelinus alpinus chromosome 18, SLU_Salpinus.1, whole genome shotgun sequence genomic window:
- the LOC139543716 gene encoding Golgi phosphoprotein 3-like isoform X1: protein MFCQMLRGQKAIGVCITTLKTRTYCLYNQHNILQPTIVYGFKYAHSTMFIPCVCEREKERGISSSDVITCIQSSRVAILDQEVESVEVEICCRFAVSMTSLTQRSSGLVQRRTEASRNAAVDKERGSDDEDYEPRQEEEDEKGDSKETRLTLMEEVLLLGLKDREGYTSFWNDCISSGLRGCMLIELALRGRLQLEACGMRRKSLLARKVICKSAAPTGDMLLDEALKHVKETQPPETVQSWIELLSGETWNPLKLHYQLRNVRERLAKNLVEKGVLTTEKQNFLLFDMTTHPLTNDTIKQRLVKKVQESVLDKWVNDPGRFDKRVLALIFLAHSSDVLENAFAPLLDEQYDLAMKRVRLLLDLEPEAESTKANANELLWAVVAAFTK, encoded by the exons ATGTTTTGCCAAATGTTGAGAGGTCAGAAGGCAATTGGAGTTTGCATCACAACATTAAAAACAAGGACCTACTGCCTGTACAATCAACATAATATATTACAACCTACAATAGTCTATGGATTTAAGTATGCCCACTCAACCATGTTTATaccttgtgtgtgtgagagagagaaagagagaggcataTCCTCATCTGACGTCATCACGTGTATCCAGTCATCACGTGTCGCCATATTGGATCAGGAAGTGGAAAGTGTTGaagtggaaatctgttgcaggtTTGCTGTT AGTATGACTTCCCTAACACAGCGAAGTTCGGGCCTGGTGCAGAGGAGGACCGAGGCCTCTCGCAATGCAGCTGTCGACAAGGAGAGGGGGTCCGATGATGAGGACTACGAGCCACGtcaagaggaagaggatgagaaagGAGACTCCAAAGAAACTCGACTGACGTTGATGGAAGAAGTGTTGCTATTGGGATTGAAAGATCGAGAG GGCTACACTTCATTCTGGAATGACTGCATTTCTTCTGGTCTCCGAGGTTGTATGCTCATCGAACTGGCTTTGAGAGGGAGACTGCAGCTAGAGGCTTGTGGCATGAGGAGGAAAAGCCTGCTGGCCAGAAAG GTTATCTGTAAGTCAGCCGCCCCTACAGGAGACATGTTGCTGGACGAGGCTCTGAAGCATGTCAAAGAAACCCAGCCCCCAGAGACAGTCCAGAGCTGGATAGAGCTGCTGAGCG GTGAGACGTGGAACCCATTGAAGCTGCACTACCAGCTGAGGAATGTCCGTGAACGTCTGGCCAAGAACCTGGTCGAGAAAGGCGTTCTGACCACAGAGAAACAGAACTTCCTCCTCTTCGACATGACCACACACCCACTGACCAACGACACCATCAAACAGCGGCTGGTCAAGAAGGTCCAGGAGTCCGTCCTGGACAAGTGGGTGAACGATCCGGGGCGCTTCGACAAGCGCGTGCTGGCCCTGATCTTCCTGGCTCACTCGTCAGACGTGCTGGAGAACGCCTTCGCCCCGCTGCTGGACGAACAGTATGACCTGGCCATGAAGAGGGTACGTCTGCTGCTGGACCTGGAGCCAGAGGCGGAGAGCACCAAGGCCAACGCTAACGAGCTGCTGTGGGCCGTGGTGGCCGCCTTCACCAAATGA
- the LOC139543716 gene encoding Golgi phosphoprotein 3-like isoform X2, translated as MTSLTQRSSGLVQRRTEASRNAAVDKERGSDDEDYEPRQEEEDEKGDSKETRLTLMEEVLLLGLKDREGYTSFWNDCISSGLRGCMLIELALRGRLQLEACGMRRKSLLARKVICKSAAPTGDMLLDEALKHVKETQPPETVQSWIELLSGETWNPLKLHYQLRNVRERLAKNLVEKGVLTTEKQNFLLFDMTTHPLTNDTIKQRLVKKVQESVLDKWVNDPGRFDKRVLALIFLAHSSDVLENAFAPLLDEQYDLAMKRVRLLLDLEPEAESTKANANELLWAVVAAFTK; from the exons ATGACTTCCCTAACACAGCGAAGTTCGGGCCTGGTGCAGAGGAGGACCGAGGCCTCTCGCAATGCAGCTGTCGACAAGGAGAGGGGGTCCGATGATGAGGACTACGAGCCACGtcaagaggaagaggatgagaaagGAGACTCCAAAGAAACTCGACTGACGTTGATGGAAGAAGTGTTGCTATTGGGATTGAAAGATCGAGAG GGCTACACTTCATTCTGGAATGACTGCATTTCTTCTGGTCTCCGAGGTTGTATGCTCATCGAACTGGCTTTGAGAGGGAGACTGCAGCTAGAGGCTTGTGGCATGAGGAGGAAAAGCCTGCTGGCCAGAAAG GTTATCTGTAAGTCAGCCGCCCCTACAGGAGACATGTTGCTGGACGAGGCTCTGAAGCATGTCAAAGAAACCCAGCCCCCAGAGACAGTCCAGAGCTGGATAGAGCTGCTGAGCG GTGAGACGTGGAACCCATTGAAGCTGCACTACCAGCTGAGGAATGTCCGTGAACGTCTGGCCAAGAACCTGGTCGAGAAAGGCGTTCTGACCACAGAGAAACAGAACTTCCTCCTCTTCGACATGACCACACACCCACTGACCAACGACACCATCAAACAGCGGCTGGTCAAGAAGGTCCAGGAGTCCGTCCTGGACAAGTGGGTGAACGATCCGGGGCGCTTCGACAAGCGCGTGCTGGCCCTGATCTTCCTGGCTCACTCGTCAGACGTGCTGGAGAACGCCTTCGCCCCGCTGCTGGACGAACAGTATGACCTGGCCATGAAGAGGGTACGTCTGCTGCTGGACCTGGAGCCAGAGGCGGAGAGCACCAAGGCCAACGCTAACGAGCTGCTGTGGGCCGTGGTGGCCGCCTTCACCAAATGA
- the LOC139543717 gene encoding activated RNA polymerase II transcriptional coactivator p15-like isoform X1 — translation MLHGQCRHRAAASLVVTAGLVTERFLDRIPELTRMPKSKEVLSSTSGSASASDSDSEAETKTKKRKQAAPEKPAAKKPKGGESSKPGGTSKGSGNKDKDDNKFQIGKMRYVSVREFKGKCLIDIREYWMDQEGEMKPGRKGISLNPEQWSQLKDQISEIDDAVKAI, via the exons atgctgcacggccaatgcagacaccgggcggcagctagcctagtggttacagctgggctagtaaccgaaaggtttctagatcgaatccctgagctgacaag GATGCCCAAGTCAAAGGAAGTTCTGTCATCTACTTCTGGCAGTGCCAGTGCCAGTGACTCAGACAGTGAGGCTGAGACCAAG ACCAAGAAGAGAAAGCAAGCAGCGCCAGAGAAACCAGCAGCTAAGAAACCGAAAGGAGGGGAGAGTTCCAAACCTGGTGGAACCTCCAAGGGAAGCGGCAACAAGGACAAGGATGACAACAAGTTCCAG ATTGGGAAGATGAGGTATGTGAGTGTTCGTGAATTCAAAGGGAAGTGTCTGATTGACATCCGTGAGTACTGGATGGaccaggagggagagatgaagccGGGCAGGAAAG GTATCTCACTAAACCCAGAGCAGTGGAGCCAGCTGAAGGATCAAATCTCTGAGATCGACGACGCTGTGAAGGCGATATAA
- the LOC139543717 gene encoding activated RNA polymerase II transcriptional coactivator p15-like isoform X2 has product MPKSKEVLSSTSGSASASDSDSEAETKTKKRKQAAPEKPAAKKPKGGESSKPGGTSKGSGNKDKDDNKFQIGKMRYVSVREFKGKCLIDIREYWMDQEGEMKPGRKGISLNPEQWSQLKDQISEIDDAVKAI; this is encoded by the exons ATGCCCAAGTCAAAGGAAGTTCTGTCATCTACTTCTGGCAGTGCCAGTGCCAGTGACTCAGACAGTGAGGCTGAGACCAAG ACCAAGAAGAGAAAGCAAGCAGCGCCAGAGAAACCAGCAGCTAAGAAACCGAAAGGAGGGGAGAGTTCCAAACCTGGTGGAACCTCCAAGGGAAGCGGCAACAAGGACAAGGATGACAACAAGTTCCAG ATTGGGAAGATGAGGTATGTGAGTGTTCGTGAATTCAAAGGGAAGTGTCTGATTGACATCCGTGAGTACTGGATGGaccaggagggagagatgaagccGGGCAGGAAAG GTATCTCACTAAACCCAGAGCAGTGGAGCCAGCTGAAGGATCAAATCTCTGAGATCGACGACGCTGTGAAGGCGATATAA